The following proteins are encoded in a genomic region of Cryptomeria japonica chromosome 11, Sugi_1.0, whole genome shotgun sequence:
- the LOC131860246 gene encoding uncharacterized protein LOC131860246, whose translation MGEESDSDSMSESEESLDDSEVETSKKRKHVRTKPSSSKGKKKSKDKALQISSSLEEEVSEDSEKEESRSPWNEKTKISIQTRNKQKKQEVNVKELKEQVQRKNPDFDHNLEEETFGEGFELRIDGKVGKIIVGDISNKEKDNSGEKSPSSNPPPEGLKGFMDTIDWIITSYKKAVEDNKKLNHRVQILETISFGRGKSMAEQVSAGNTKILISKLEEEKDSLEIELDIEGTGEVQGAEDVLNE comes from the exons ATGGGTGAGGAGTCAGATAGTGATTCAATGAGTGAGTCTGAAGAGAGTCTGGATGACTCTGAAGttgaaactagtaagaaaagaaaacatgtgAGAACCAAGCCTTCCTCCTCGAAGGGTAAGAAAAAATCTAAAGATAAAGCTCTCCAAATTAGCTCCTCCTTGGAGGAAGAGGTCTCTGAGGATTCTGAGAAGGAGGAATCCCGGTCTCCTTGGAATGAGAAAACCAAAATTTCAATTCAGACAAGGAACAAACAGAAGAAACAGGAAGTCAATGTTAAGGAGCTGAAGGAACAAGTGCAGAGAAAGAATCCGGATTTCGACCATAATTTGGAGGAGGAGACCTTTGGGGAAGGTTTTGAACTGAGAATAGATGGAAAAGTTGGTAAAATCATTGTTGGAGACATCTCCAACAAGGAAAAGGACAACTCTGGTGAGAAATCACCCTCCTCAAATCCTCCTCCTGAGGGTTTGAAGGGCTTTATGGACACTATTGATTGGATAATTAccagttacaagaaagctgtggaggataataagaagctcaACCACAGAGTCCAAATCCTGGAGACTATTAGTTTTGGCAGAGGCAAATCTATGGCAGAACAG GTCTCAGCTGGCAATACAAAAATCCTCATCAGCAAGCTGGAGGAGGAGAAGGACTCCCTGGAGATTGAACTTGACATTGAAGGCACGGGAGAAGTGCAAGGagcagag